In Chloroflexota bacterium, the following are encoded in one genomic region:
- a CDS encoding class I SAM-dependent methyltransferase — protein sequence MLAPAVSQTLLALNRDFYARFGAAFAEKRGRLQPGVARLLERVPPGAPVLDVGCGHGNVLRGLRAQGFRGRYVGLDFSPDLLEHARAAAADPPPETDFRILRRDIAEPTWDEGLPAPFDFVMAFAVLHHLPGEALRRRIVAAVRGLLAPGGLFVHSHWQFLNSARLRARIQPWESVGLHPEDVEPGDYLLDWRHGGRGLRYVHHFSQPELEALAAATGFRVRETFLSDGEGGRLGLYQVWEAVDG from the coding sequence ATGCTGGCTCCTGCGGTTTCCCAAACGCTGTTGGCCCTCAACCGCGACTTCTACGCCCGCTTTGGCGCCGCGTTTGCCGAGAAGCGCGGGCGCTTGCAGCCCGGCGTGGCGCGCCTTTTGGAGCGCGTCCCGCCGGGCGCGCCGGTGCTGGATGTGGGCTGCGGGCATGGCAACGTGCTGCGCGGTCTGCGCGCACAGGGCTTTCGGGGGCGATACGTGGGGCTGGATTTCAGCCCCGATTTGCTGGAACACGCCCGCGCCGCGGCCGCTGACCCACCCCCTGAAACGGATTTCCGCATTTTGCGGCGTGACATCGCCGAGCCGACGTGGGATGAGGGGCTGCCTGCGCCTTTCGATTTTGTGATGGCTTTCGCGGTGCTGCACCATCTGCCGGGGGAGGCGTTGCGCCGCCGCATCGTGGCGGCTGTTCGGGGGCTGCTTGCCCCTGGCGGGCTGTTTGTGCATTCCCACTGGCAGTTTCTCAACAGCGCCCGCCTGCGCGCCCGCATTCAGCCGTGGGAAAGCGTGGGCCTGCACCCCGAAGACGTCGAGCCCGGCGATTATTTGCTGGATTGGCGGCACGGCGGGCGGGGGTTGCGTTACGTGCACCACTTTTCGCAGCCCGAACTGGAAGCCCTGGCGGCTGCCACCGGCTTCCGAGTGCGGGAGACTTTTCTCTCCGATGGCGAAGGCGGCCGCTTGGGGCTGTATCAGGTGTGGGAGGCGGTGGATGGGTAG
- the recO gene encoding DNA repair protein RecO, whose protein sequence is MAKAAAWGCIRCGRRWMGRPRTFTVDAVVLRHTDFGEADRLLVLYARGRGKLRALAKGVRRIRSRKAGHLEPLTPVRLFLAEGRDLAIVTQAEALETFPRLRRHLLRMTYALHVAELADKFTYENEDHPGLYRLLVETLRRLETFPDADLVVRYYELHLLDLVGFRPELQHCVRCGKALRPEPQFFAPREGGVVCPHCGAAGGGLTAVSVDALRYLRHCQRSSFREAARAHPAPVVHREMETLLHGYLVHVLERRLNAPVFLNHLRRLGEMDGADDMSA, encoded by the coding sequence ATGGCGAAGGCGGCCGCTTGGGGCTGTATCAGGTGTGGGAGGCGGTGGATGGGTAGGCCGCGCACGTTCACGGTAGATGCCGTGGTGTTGCGCCATACCGATTTTGGCGAGGCCGACCGCTTGCTGGTGCTCTACGCGCGCGGGCGGGGCAAACTGCGCGCGCTGGCGAAAGGGGTGCGGCGTATCCGTTCTCGCAAGGCCGGGCATCTCGAACCGCTGACGCCGGTGCGGCTTTTCCTGGCCGAAGGGCGCGATCTTGCCATTGTGACCCAGGCCGAAGCCCTCGAAACGTTCCCGCGTTTGCGCCGCCATTTGCTTCGCATGACCTATGCCTTGCACGTCGCCGAACTGGCCGACAAATTCACCTACGAAAACGAAGACCATCCGGGCTTGTATCGCCTGCTCGTGGAAACCTTGCGCCGTTTGGAAACTTTCCCCGACGCCGACCTGGTTGTGCGCTATTACGAACTGCACCTGCTCGACCTGGTGGGCTTTCGCCCGGAACTGCAGCATTGTGTGCGCTGCGGTAAGGCCCTGCGCCCGGAGCCGCAGTTTTTCGCCCCGCGGGAAGGTGGCGTGGTGTGCCCGCACTGTGGCGCTGCTGGCGGCGGGCTGACCGCAGTGAGTGTGGACGCGCTGCGTTACCTGCGCCACTGTCAGCGCAGCAGTTTTCGGGAAGCCGCCCGGGCGCATCCTGCCCCTGTTGTGCATCGTGAGATGGAAACCCTGCTGCATGGTTACCTTGTCCACGTGCTGGAACGCCGTTTGAACGCACCGGTGTTCCTGAACCACCTGCGCCGTTTGGGGGAAATGGATGGTGCTGACGACATGAGCGCCTGA
- a CDS encoding phosphoglycerate kinase codes for MFNKKTVRDVEVAGKKVLVRVDFNVPLKEGQVADDTRIRAAIPTIEYLLQNGAAVVLMSHLGRPKGKRVPELSLRPVASHLSDLLGLPVAFAEDCVGAPAVSAKAVLQPGGVLLLENTRFHPEEKKNDPEFARQLAADCDLFVNDAFGSAHRAHASTVGVAHYLPAVAGFLMEKELRYLGQALEAPERPFVAILGGAKISDKIGVIRNLLGKADAILIGGGMANTFFAAQGFAMGDSLVEADAIETAKALLAEAGGKLHLPVDVVLADAFAADANRKTMPVGDVPAGWRVLDIGPETVRAFGEVIRTAHTVVWNGPMGVFELPPFAEGTFGIAKAVAESGAVSIVGGGDSVAAIHQSGLADKITHLSTGGGASLEMLEGKVLPGVAALEDR; via the coding sequence ATGTTCAACAAGAAAACCGTCCGCGATGTTGAGGTGGCCGGGAAGAAAGTGCTCGTGCGGGTTGATTTCAATGTGCCCCTGAAAGAAGGGCAGGTGGCCGACGACACCCGCATTCGGGCAGCGATTCCCACCATCGAGTATCTGTTGCAAAACGGCGCCGCCGTGGTGCTGATGTCGCACCTCGGGCGGCCAAAAGGCAAGCGGGTGCCGGAACTTTCCCTGCGGCCGGTAGCTTCCCACCTGAGCGACCTGCTGGGATTGCCGGTGGCCTTTGCCGAAGATTGCGTGGGCGCGCCGGCGGTGTCGGCCAAGGCTGTCTTGCAGCCTGGCGGCGTGCTGCTGCTGGAAAACACCCGCTTCCATCCCGAAGAAAAGAAAAACGACCCCGAATTTGCCCGCCAACTGGCGGCCGACTGTGACCTTTTCGTCAACGACGCCTTTGGCTCGGCACACCGGGCGCACGCTTCTACCGTGGGCGTGGCGCACTATTTGCCCGCGGTGGCCGGTTTCCTGATGGAAAAGGAACTCCGCTACCTCGGCCAGGCGCTGGAAGCCCCGGAGCGGCCGTTTGTCGCCATTTTGGGCGGGGCGAAAATCAGCGACAAAATCGGCGTCATTCGCAATTTGCTCGGCAAGGCCGATGCCATTCTCATTGGCGGCGGCATGGCGAACACCTTTTTCGCCGCCCAGGGCTTTGCGATGGGCGATTCGCTGGTGGAAGCCGACGCTATCGAGACCGCTAAAGCCCTGCTGGCCGAAGCGGGCGGCAAACTGCACCTGCCGGTGGATGTGGTGCTTGCCGATGCCTTTGCCGCCGACGCCAACCGCAAAACCATGCCGGTGGGCGATGTGCCTGCCGGGTGGCGGGTGCTGGATATCGGCCCTGAGACTGTGCGCGCTTTTGGGGAAGTCATCCGCACGGCGCACACGGTGGTGTGGAACGGGCCGATGGGCGTGTTCGAACTGCCGCCGTTTGCGGAAGGCACTTTCGGCATTGCCAAAGCGGTGGCCGAAAGCGGCGCTGTGAGCATTGTGGGCGGCGGCGATTCGGTGGCGGCGATTCATCAGAGCGGCCTGGCCGACAAAATCACCCACTTGAGCACCGGCGGCGGCGCTTCACTGGAGATGTTGGAAGGCAAAGTGCTCCCCGGCGTGGCCGCCCTGGAAGACCGCTAA